A genomic region of Pyramidobacter porci contains the following coding sequences:
- a CDS encoding histidine phosphatase family protein, which translates to MRLFMVRHGETKWNREGRFQGQMDIPLNETGLAQADRAAERFRGFPLEAVFVSPLSRARVTGEKIFAAARCEKLVTDPGFMEINHGEWEGLTFEEVSARYGALLERWRANPDGVKMPGPGGESLEDVQRRAVAALERTALNCRGDTLLATHDAVLKTLICHFLGVPLSYCWRLKIPNCSVSYVEFLDGTPQVGLLGDVSHLGSGFDSFVSKSL; encoded by the coding sequence ATGAGACTTTTTATGGTGCGCCACGGCGAGACGAAGTGGAACCGCGAGGGGCGCTTTCAGGGGCAGATGGATATCCCGCTGAACGAGACGGGATTGGCGCAGGCCGACCGCGCCGCGGAGCGCTTCCGCGGCTTTCCGCTGGAGGCGGTATTCGTCTCGCCGCTGTCGCGCGCCCGCGTCACCGGGGAAAAGATCTTCGCCGCGGCGCGGTGCGAAAAACTCGTGACCGATCCGGGGTTCATGGAGATCAATCACGGCGAGTGGGAAGGGTTGACGTTCGAAGAGGTGTCGGCTCGGTACGGGGCGCTGCTGGAGCGCTGGCGCGCGAACCCCGACGGCGTGAAGATGCCCGGCCCCGGCGGCGAATCGCTGGAAGACGTGCAGCGGCGCGCCGTCGCCGCGCTGGAGCGCACGGCGCTGAACTGCCGCGGCGACACGCTGCTGGCGACGCACGACGCCGTGCTCAAGACGCTGATCTGTCATTTCCTCGGCGTGCCGCTGTCTTATTGCTGGCGGCTGAAGATCCCCAACTGCAGCGTTTCCTACGTCGAGTTTTTGGACGGGACGCCGCAGGTCGGGCTGCTGGGCGACGTCAGCCACCTCGGCAGCGGTTTCGACAGCTTCGTCTCGAAGAGCCTGTAA
- a CDS encoding TRAP transporter permease yields MSFLSRKKLNEVPRDVDLSELERDSRYRIFSGGMKVFLTVVLTCFALFQLYASLSGRLPQQILRYGHLGFAISLAFIIYPTTKKSSRRTVNMLDVIFALAFLTVIGYFIGNFKALQLRAGEYTALDTVMAGLGVFLVLLACWRVVGPPIVIIASCFMIYGLMGARGLFAVQMPGFLAQRGYQLPRIITHLFITTEGVIGNPIGVCSTYIFLFILFGSCLEKTGIGQFFIDLANALAGWAVGGPAKVAVLSSALQGTVSGSSVANTVSTGSFTIPLMKSLGYEPEFAGAVEAAASTGGQIMPPVMGSAAFLIAESVGIPYSQLMLVALIPALLYFSGIWIMVDFEARRKGLKGLPREKLPPAKPLLLQKGHLVLPLAAIIYFMLSGFTITRSALWGIMIAALVPFLRKSTWVSPKQILEALPLAARNIVSVATACSTAGIIVGMVTLTGLGQRIGGGMFQVVGGNVFLGLMCAMITSLVLGMGVSTTSNYIITSTVAAPILIHLGIPLLAAHMFCFYFGIIADITPPVALAAYAGSAIAKGNPFRTGVNASKLAIAAFLVPYMFALDPKLIMIDGTFLEALPMILTALVGLFGIGGGLIGYINAPIESYWRLLMIAGGVGLLIPGMTSDLIGAAVILAVYFFTRRKKSGE; encoded by the coding sequence TTGAGCTTTTTGAGCCGAAAGAAACTGAACGAAGTTCCGAGGGACGTCGATCTGTCCGAATTGGAGCGCGATTCGCGCTATCGGATCTTTTCCGGCGGCATGAAAGTCTTTCTGACGGTCGTGCTGACGTGTTTCGCGCTGTTCCAGCTTTACGCTTCGCTGAGCGGACGGCTGCCGCAGCAGATTTTGCGCTACGGGCATCTGGGGTTCGCCATCAGCCTGGCCTTCATCATTTATCCGACGACGAAAAAGTCGAGCCGCCGCACAGTCAACATGCTGGACGTGATCTTTGCGCTGGCGTTCCTGACGGTGATCGGGTATTTTATCGGCAACTTCAAGGCGCTGCAGCTGCGCGCCGGCGAGTATACGGCACTGGACACGGTCATGGCGGGGCTGGGCGTTTTCCTGGTGCTGCTGGCCTGCTGGCGCGTGGTCGGCCCGCCGATCGTGATCATCGCCTCGTGCTTCATGATTTACGGTCTGATGGGCGCGCGCGGGCTGTTCGCGGTGCAGATGCCGGGTTTTCTGGCGCAGCGCGGCTATCAGCTGCCGCGGATCATCACGCATCTTTTCATCACCACGGAGGGCGTGATCGGCAACCCGATCGGCGTGTGCTCGACGTATATTTTCCTGTTCATCCTGTTCGGTTCCTGTCTCGAGAAGACGGGCATCGGACAATTCTTCATCGACCTCGCCAACGCGCTGGCCGGCTGGGCCGTCGGCGGCCCGGCCAAGGTGGCGGTGCTTTCGTCGGCGCTGCAGGGCACGGTTTCCGGCTCTTCGGTGGCGAATACCGTCTCGACGGGCTCCTTCACGATCCCGTTGATGAAGTCGCTGGGTTACGAGCCGGAATTCGCCGGCGCGGTCGAAGCGGCGGCTTCGACGGGCGGGCAGATCATGCCGCCGGTGATGGGTTCGGCGGCGTTCCTGATCGCCGAATCGGTGGGGATCCCTTATTCGCAGCTGATGCTGGTGGCGCTGATCCCGGCGCTGCTGTACTTCTCGGGCATCTGGATCATGGTGGACTTCGAGGCGCGCCGCAAGGGACTGAAAGGTCTGCCGCGCGAAAAGCTGCCGCCCGCCAAGCCGCTGCTGCTGCAAAAGGGGCATCTGGTGCTGCCGCTGGCCGCCATCATCTACTTCATGCTGTCGGGTTTCACGATCACGCGTTCGGCGCTGTGGGGCATCATGATCGCCGCGCTGGTGCCGTTTTTGAGAAAGAGCACCTGGGTCTCGCCGAAGCAGATTCTCGAAGCGCTGCCGCTGGCGGCGCGCAACATCGTCTCCGTCGCCACGGCCTGCTCGACGGCGGGCATCATCGTCGGCATGGTGACGCTGACGGGGCTGGGGCAGCGGATCGGCGGCGGCATGTTCCAGGTCGTGGGCGGCAACGTGTTCCTCGGGCTGATGTGCGCGATGATCACGTCGCTGGTGCTCGGCATGGGCGTTTCGACCACGTCGAACTACATCATCACTTCGACGGTGGCGGCTCCCATCCTCATCCATCTGGGCATCCCGCTGCTGGCGGCGCACATGTTCTGCTTCTACTTCGGCATCATCGCCGACATCACGCCGCCGGTGGCGCTGGCGGCCTATGCCGGTTCCGCCATCGCCAAGGGCAATCCGTTCAGGACGGGCGTCAACGCCTCGAAGCTGGCGATCGCGGCCTTCCTCGTGCCCTACATGTTCGCGCTCGACCCGAAGCTGATCATGATCGACGGCACGTTCCTCGAAGCGCTACCGATGATCCTGACGGCGCTGGTCGGCCTGTTCGGCATCGGCGGCGGGCTGATCGGCTACATCAACGCGCCGATCGAATCCTACTGGCGCCTGCTGATGATCGCGGGCGGCGTGGGACTGCTGATTCCGGGGATGACCAGCGACCTGATCGGCGCGGCGGTGATCCTGGCGGTTTACTTCTTCACTCGGCGCAAAAAATCGGGCGAATAA
- the cysS gene encoding cysteine--tRNA ligase, producing MALALYNDLTRKKEPFVPLHEGKVTFYSCGPTVYDYFHIGNARPFIVFDVLRRYLEFRGYEVTFVQNFTDIDDKMIARANRDGVTVQQLAEKTIADYYEDADALGIKRASFYPRATEYVPKIITLIQRVIDNGHAYVVDGTVFFDVKSFPAYGKLSHQNLDDLQSGARIEVDDVKRSPLDFVLWKPQKPGEPAWESPWGLGRPGWHIECSAMSTDLLGDTVDIHTGGIDLVFPHHENEIAQSEAATGKPFVKYWLHNEYILINAEKMSKSLGNFLTARAARQKFPPLAIRMFMLGAHYRSPINFAPEGLEQAVAAVERLRNCWSDLQFAKSGRLGETSAAGAALAAALGSSRADFIAAMDDDFNTAAAIGVIFEAVTEVNKYLKGNEKLDPAAVEAAEKFFGDIDSVMGIIGLEQEKKEESGDEAARIEALIAERNAAREAKDFKRSDAIRDELGAQGVILEDTPQGTKWKKKI from the coding sequence ATGGCACTTGCGCTTTATAACGATTTGACGCGTAAAAAGGAGCCCTTTGTCCCGCTGCACGAAGGAAAGGTCACCTTTTACAGCTGCGGCCCCACCGTATACGACTATTTTCACATCGGCAACGCGCGCCCCTTCATCGTCTTCGACGTGCTGCGCCGCTATCTCGAGTTCCGCGGCTACGAAGTCACGTTCGTGCAAAACTTCACCGATATCGACGACAAGATGATCGCCCGCGCCAACCGCGACGGCGTCACCGTACAGCAGCTGGCCGAAAAGACCATCGCCGATTATTACGAGGATGCCGACGCGCTCGGCATCAAGCGCGCGTCCTTCTATCCCCGCGCCACCGAATACGTCCCCAAGATCATCACGCTGATCCAGCGCGTCATCGACAACGGCCACGCCTACGTGGTCGACGGCACCGTGTTTTTCGACGTGAAAAGCTTCCCCGCCTACGGCAAGCTCAGCCATCAGAACCTCGACGACCTGCAGTCGGGCGCGCGCATCGAAGTGGACGACGTCAAGCGCAGCCCGCTCGACTTTGTGCTTTGGAAGCCGCAGAAGCCCGGCGAGCCCGCCTGGGAAAGCCCGTGGGGCCTCGGCCGCCCGGGCTGGCACATCGAGTGCAGCGCCATGTCCACCGATCTGCTTGGCGACACCGTCGACATCCACACCGGCGGCATCGACCTGGTCTTCCCCCATCACGAGAACGAAATCGCCCAGAGCGAGGCGGCCACGGGCAAGCCGTTCGTCAAATACTGGCTGCACAACGAATACATCCTCATCAACGCCGAAAAAATGTCCAAGTCGCTGGGCAACTTCCTCACCGCCCGCGCCGCGCGCCAGAAGTTCCCGCCGCTGGCCATCCGCATGTTCATGCTCGGCGCCCATTACCGCTCGCCCATCAACTTCGCCCCCGAAGGCCTCGAACAGGCCGTCGCGGCCGTAGAACGCCTGCGCAACTGCTGGAGCGACCTGCAGTTCGCCAAGAGCGGCCGCCTCGGCGAAACATCCGCAGCCGGCGCCGCGCTTGCAGCCGCGCTGGGCTCGTCCCGCGCGGACTTCATCGCCGCCATGGACGACGATTTCAACACCGCCGCCGCGATCGGCGTGATCTTCGAAGCCGTCACCGAGGTCAACAAGTACCTGAAAGGCAACGAAAAGCTCGACCCCGCCGCCGTTGAAGCCGCTGAAAAGTTCTTCGGCGACATCGACAGCGTCATGGGCATCATCGGCCTCGAACAGGAAAAGAAAGAAGAAAGCGGCGACGAAGCCGCCCGGATCGAAGCCCTGATCGCCGAACGCAACGCCGCCCGTGAGGCCAAGGACTTCAAACGTTCCGACGCCATCCGCGACGAACTGGGCGCCCAGGGCGTCATCCTCGAAGACACGCCGCAGGGCACCAAGTGGAAGAAAAAAATCTAG
- a CDS encoding TAXI family TRAP transporter solute-binding subunit — protein sequence MRRSIWAALAVGAALSAGAAASFAADRKISGSFLMGTGSATGNYYSFGSVLAQVINSHTGANITVSSTGGSVENVRLLKKGENEMALVQTDVNSYALNGVEQFASGAVTNFSAVTACYPEMVQIVASKSSGIKSVADMRGKRICVGAVGSGYEVAARQILGIYGMNYDDIDERFLSQSEGKNALQDDQIDAFFMCSGYPNANVTELSLMGKIEVISIDGEHLKLLQEKYPFYAPFTTPDDQYNLGHPVTSVAVMSMLVVLNEIGDDDVYAMTAAIYDHLDEIRALNKKGEYMSLEGAFRGIPGNIHPGAARFYEEKGLKVPGR from the coding sequence ATGAGAAGAAGCATATGGGCAGCATTGGCCGTCGGCGCGGCGTTGAGCGCAGGAGCTGCGGCTTCGTTCGCGGCCGACCGCAAGATCTCCGGCAGTTTTCTGATGGGAACGGGCAGCGCCACGGGAAATTACTATTCCTTCGGCAGCGTACTCGCGCAGGTCATCAACAGCCATACCGGCGCCAACATTACCGTCAGCTCCACGGGCGGCTCGGTTGAAAACGTGCGTCTTCTCAAAAAGGGCGAAAACGAGATGGCGCTGGTGCAGACCGACGTGAACAGCTACGCGCTGAACGGCGTGGAGCAGTTCGCCAGCGGCGCGGTGACGAATTTCTCGGCGGTGACGGCCTGCTATCCTGAAATGGTGCAGATCGTGGCGAGCAAATCCAGCGGCATCAAGAGCGTGGCGGACATGCGCGGCAAGCGCATCTGCGTGGGCGCGGTCGGTTCGGGATACGAGGTGGCGGCCCGCCAGATCCTCGGCATCTACGGCATGAACTACGACGACATCGACGAGCGCTTCCTGAGCCAGTCGGAGGGCAAAAACGCCCTCCAGGACGACCAGATCGACGCGTTCTTCATGTGCTCGGGCTATCCCAACGCCAACGTGACGGAGCTGTCACTGATGGGCAAGATCGAAGTGATCTCCATCGACGGCGAGCATTTGAAGCTGCTGCAGGAGAAGTACCCGTTCTACGCGCCGTTCACGACGCCCGACGATCAGTACAATCTCGGCCATCCCGTCACCTCGGTGGCGGTCATGTCGATGCTGGTGGTGCTGAACGAGATCGGCGACGACGACGTGTACGCGATGACGGCGGCGATCTACGATCATCTCGACGAGATCCGCGCGCTCAACAAAAAGGGTGAATACATGTCGCTCGAAGGCGCTTTCCGCGGTATCCCCGGCAACATCCATCCCGGCGCGGCGCGCTTCTACGAGGAGAAGGGGCTCAAGGTTCCCGGCAGGTAA
- a CDS encoding RluA family pseudouridine synthase, translating into MENANREIYELTVPEEDSGTRLDLFLAGELSLSRSRVRSLIDGGAVSSEQVKKIRPAFKTQPGQIYRVEIPEPAPAEIAAQDVPFGVVYEDADVIVVDKPAGVVVHPGAGRPDGTLVNGLMFRYPEIGRIGDSVRPGIVHRLDVGTSGLMVVARSDAAFRGLTEAFQAHEVLKEYLGLGVGTLKAPAGTVDAPIGRDPHNRLKMCVSWDGREAVTDYKVLWTRARYTLIRVRLHTGRTHQIRVHMRALGCALDGDTLYGPKDPAQHILKDRVFLHSWRLGFRHPVGGERLEFRAPLPPELIAALRVPLSQPADAERNG; encoded by the coding sequence ATGGAAAACGCGAATCGCGAAATTTACGAATTGACCGTTCCCGAAGAGGATTCCGGCACGCGGCTCGACCTTTTTCTCGCCGGCGAACTGTCGCTGTCGCGCAGCCGCGTCCGAAGCCTGATCGACGGAGGCGCCGTCAGTTCCGAACAGGTGAAAAAGATTCGGCCGGCCTTCAAAACTCAGCCTGGCCAGATTTACCGCGTGGAGATTCCCGAGCCCGCGCCGGCGGAGATCGCGGCGCAGGACGTGCCCTTCGGCGTCGTGTACGAAGACGCCGACGTGATCGTGGTGGACAAACCGGCGGGCGTGGTGGTGCATCCCGGCGCCGGGCGTCCCGACGGCACGCTGGTCAACGGCCTGATGTTCCGCTACCCGGAGATCGGCCGCATCGGCGATTCCGTGCGCCCCGGCATCGTTCACCGTCTCGACGTGGGCACGTCGGGACTGATGGTCGTGGCTCGCAGCGACGCGGCTTTTCGCGGACTGACGGAGGCGTTCCAGGCGCACGAAGTGCTCAAGGAATATCTGGGGCTGGGCGTCGGCACGCTGAAAGCGCCCGCGGGCACGGTGGACGCGCCGATCGGCCGCGATCCTCACAATCGCCTGAAGATGTGCGTGTCGTGGGACGGGCGCGAGGCCGTGACCGACTACAAAGTCCTCTGGACGCGGGCGCGTTACACTCTGATCAGGGTACGGCTGCACACGGGGCGCACGCACCAGATCCGCGTTCACATGCGCGCGCTCGGCTGCGCGCTCGACGGCGATACGCTCTACGGTCCCAAGGATCCGGCGCAGCACATCCTCAAAGACCGCGTCTTTCTGCATTCCTGGCGGCTGGGGTTCCGCCATCCCGTCGGCGGCGAGCGGCTCGAGTTCCGCGCGCCGCTGCCGCCGGAACTGATCGCGGCGCTGCGCGTGCCGCTGTCGCAGCCCGCAGACGCGGAGCGGAACGGCTGA
- the ileS gene encoding isoleucine--tRNA ligase, whose product MSVDYKSTLQLPVTEFPMRAGLAKKEPETVRFWEQNEIYKKMLESNKDRRSFMFHDGPPYANGAIHIGHALNKSLKDFIVKYKSMRGYYVPYVPGWDTHGLPIELKVLKDEHLNKDTTPALELRSKCHNYALKWVDVQREGMKRLGCFSLWDEPYLTLNPEFEARELETLATIVEKGFVYRGTKPVYWCIDCQTAEAAAEIEYADVTSPSVFVAYQMDDDAAERFPALKGRDVNVVVWTTTPWTLPASRAVTLNANFDYSFFEVGDKVYLIADGMADSVSRDTGLDFSRRLLTVAGKDLELLAANHPMYPCKTPLVLAPYVTLDAGTGCVHTAPAYGVEDFETGQRYHIENYNPVDATGHYKPDTPVVAGLDLDKGGRKALEVIEANGRLLGLKKISHSYPHCWRCHKPVIFRSTPQWFIDVAAFKKRALDVIDNEVKWIPGWGHDRIYNMVSERSDWCISRQRVWGVPIPAFECEDCHETILDAARIRRVAEKVAEGGSDVWWASTSEELLGDLSVCPRCGGHHLKKGEDILDVWFDSGASHFSVMDVPSRPYLSWPTDLYLEGADQHRGWFQTSLLTSVAVAGKAPYRAVLTHGFIVDEQGRKMSKSLQNGVAPERITNRDGADILRLWVASADYRSDVHISDGIIKNLSEEYRRIRNTARFMLGNLNGFDPVRDSVPFDKMPEFDRWAMSLLNRVVERVTEGFEAYDFHMPITVIHQFCVNELSSFYLDASKDRLYADAADGLSRRACQTVMWKAVCALARMLAPVISFTAEEIWQQLRTIDPSLAESVFLGGWPEAEPAETDGKLVEKWEKVQFLRGLVSKALEAERAAGKIGQALEARVAVAAPEFYKNAMSAEDWAMVCITSGFEFGGTVESDDDIRVEVFPAKGTKCPRCWKYEETSHVDGLCRRCACVIEQK is encoded by the coding sequence ATGTCGGTTGATTACAAGTCAACGCTTCAACTGCCGGTGACCGAGTTTCCCATGCGCGCCGGCTTGGCGAAGAAAGAACCGGAAACGGTCAGATTCTGGGAACAGAACGAGATTTACAAAAAAATGCTGGAGAGCAACAAGGACCGCCGCTCCTTCATGTTCCACGACGGCCCGCCCTACGCCAACGGCGCGATCCACATCGGACACGCGCTCAACAAGTCGCTGAAGGACTTCATCGTCAAGTACAAGTCGATGCGCGGCTACTACGTGCCTTACGTGCCGGGCTGGGACACGCACGGCTTGCCCATCGAACTGAAAGTGCTCAAGGACGAGCACCTGAACAAGGACACGACGCCGGCGCTCGAACTCCGCTCCAAGTGTCACAATTATGCGCTCAAATGGGTGGACGTGCAGCGCGAGGGCATGAAGCGTCTGGGCTGCTTCTCGCTCTGGGACGAGCCGTATCTGACGCTGAATCCGGAATTCGAAGCCCGCGAGCTGGAGACGTTGGCCACGATCGTGGAAAAAGGTTTCGTCTACCGCGGCACCAAACCCGTGTACTGGTGTATCGACTGCCAGACCGCCGAAGCCGCGGCCGAGATCGAGTACGCCGACGTCACGTCGCCCTCGGTGTTCGTCGCCTATCAGATGGACGATGACGCGGCGGAACGATTCCCCGCGCTGAAAGGCCGCGACGTGAACGTCGTGGTCTGGACGACGACGCCTTGGACGCTGCCCGCCAGTCGCGCCGTGACGCTGAACGCCAATTTCGACTACTCGTTTTTCGAGGTGGGCGACAAAGTTTACCTGATCGCCGACGGCATGGCCGATTCGGTATCGCGCGACACCGGGCTCGATTTCTCCAGACGCCTGCTGACCGTCGCGGGCAAAGACCTGGAGTTGCTCGCCGCCAATCATCCCATGTATCCCTGCAAAACGCCGCTCGTGCTGGCTCCGTACGTCACGCTCGACGCCGGCACCGGCTGCGTTCACACGGCGCCCGCCTACGGCGTCGAGGACTTCGAGACGGGGCAGCGCTATCACATCGAAAATTACAATCCCGTCGACGCCACGGGACATTACAAGCCCGACACGCCCGTCGTCGCCGGCCTGGATCTGGACAAGGGCGGCCGCAAGGCGCTGGAAGTGATCGAAGCCAACGGCCGTTTGCTCGGCCTGAAGAAGATCTCGCACTCTTATCCGCACTGCTGGCGCTGTCACAAGCCCGTCATTTTCCGCTCCACGCCGCAGTGGTTCATCGACGTCGCCGCGTTCAAGAAACGCGCGCTCGACGTGATCGACAACGAAGTGAAATGGATCCCCGGCTGGGGGCACGACCGCATCTACAACATGGTGTCCGAGCGCTCCGATTGGTGCATCAGCCGCCAGCGCGTGTGGGGCGTGCCGATCCCGGCGTTCGAGTGCGAGGACTGCCATGAGACGATCCTCGATGCCGCCCGTATCCGCCGCGTCGCGGAAAAAGTCGCCGAGGGCGGTTCCGACGTCTGGTGGGCGAGCACGTCCGAAGAGCTGCTCGGCGATCTGTCGGTCTGCCCTCGCTGCGGCGGTCATCATCTGAAGAAGGGCGAAGACATTCTCGACGTATGGTTCGATTCCGGCGCGAGCCACTTCTCCGTCATGGACGTGCCCAGCCGTCCCTATCTGAGCTGGCCGACCGACCTTTATCTCGAGGGGGCCGATCAGCACCGCGGCTGGTTCCAGACTTCGCTGCTCACTTCCGTGGCCGTGGCCGGAAAAGCGCCGTACCGGGCCGTCCTCACGCACGGGTTCATCGTCGACGAGCAGGGACGCAAGATGTCCAAATCGCTGCAGAACGGCGTCGCCCCCGAGAGGATCACGAATCGCGACGGAGCGGACATCCTGCGCCTGTGGGTGGCTTCCGCCGACTATCGCAGCGACGTGCACATCTCCGACGGGATCATCAAGAACCTGTCGGAGGAATATCGCCGCATCCGCAACACGGCCCGCTTCATGCTCGGCAATCTGAACGGCTTCGATCCGGTCAGGGATTCCGTGCCGTTCGACAAGATGCCCGAGTTCGACCGTTGGGCCATGTCGCTGCTGAACCGCGTTGTCGAGCGCGTGACCGAAGGTTTTGAGGCGTATGATTTCCATATGCCTATCACCGTTATCCATCAGTTCTGCGTGAACGAACTGAGCTCGTTCTATCTTGACGCCAGCAAGGATCGTCTTTACGCCGACGCGGCGGACGGCCTGAGCCGCCGCGCCTGCCAGACGGTGATGTGGAAGGCCGTCTGCGCGCTGGCGCGCATGCTCGCGCCCGTGATCAGCTTCACGGCCGAGGAGATCTGGCAGCAGCTGCGCACGATCGATCCTTCGCTGGCCGAGAGCGTCTTTCTGGGCGGCTGGCCGGAAGCGGAACCTGCCGAGACGGACGGCAAGCTTGTGGAAAAATGGGAGAAAGTCCAATTCCTGCGCGGTCTCGTCAGCAAGGCTCTGGAAGCCGAACGCGCCGCCGGCAAGATCGGCCAGGCGCTCGAAGCCCGCGTCGCCGTGGCCGCGCCCGAGTTCTACAAAAACGCCATGAGCGCCGAGGACTGGGCGATGGTGTGCATCACGTCGGGTTTCGAGTTCGGCGGGACGGTGGAAAGCGACGACGACATCCGCGTCGAAGTGTTTCCCGCCAAAGGCACGAAGTGCCCGCGCTGCTGGAAGTACGAAGAGACGTCTCACGTCGATGGGCTGTGCCGCCGCTGCGCGTGCGTCATCGAGCAGAAGTAG
- a CDS encoding NFACT RNA binding domain-containing protein codes for MNYGPELVGALAPELRRCVGCQLQRIEAGSDWCALTFKNAGSIFFTWNPETFGICRIGSDELRELRSQSVKTPFVMGLQRHLGGGSMTDAKCVPGDRVLLMGFQRFVGGGVSKELTLVLELTGRMSNALFTDENGVILEAAKHVYPEVNRYRSVVPGSPYTPPPPVPGELSRPGMSDAELTAFLKAPRGIGRPLANELTRLWENGCKEMVRAALFGEPKIFQRFGKYLTALGAALPGAEVYDGGGLDFCRSYIAGEIERRALKKLAAQALKILERQRGRRAKHVADLLSQIQKAENCDAYRAAGEAILQNLGKVKEHQDLVTLNYWDADGEKTLDVKLDPARDLQGNAKLYFKKYQKFRADVAAVREQVAALQAELDDLAALEANLKRVASAEKLAELCEQIAQQYDDGRKKEKDARSRKAKKPLPPHLRFTFGNSLILAGMNERGNRYVTFQEAGPNDLWFHVHEFPGSHVILKNPPADAAERERAVRAAASLALCYSECAGRSAVVDYAEKKQVRHIQGGGPANVTYKRPGTVLVGPDDWKEILERR; via the coding sequence ATGAATTACGGACCGGAACTTGTCGGCGCGCTGGCGCCTGAGCTCCGACGCTGCGTCGGCTGCCAGCTGCAGCGCATCGAAGCGGGGAGCGACTGGTGCGCTTTGACCTTCAAAAACGCCGGCTCGATTTTTTTCACGTGGAACCCGGAAACTTTCGGCATCTGCCGGATCGGCTCCGACGAACTGCGCGAACTGCGCAGCCAAAGCGTGAAGACCCCGTTCGTCATGGGGCTGCAGCGGCACCTCGGCGGCGGCTCGATGACGGACGCGAAATGCGTCCCCGGCGACCGCGTGCTGCTCATGGGATTCCAGCGCTTCGTCGGCGGCGGCGTCAGCAAGGAACTGACGCTGGTGCTGGAACTCACGGGACGCATGAGCAACGCGCTTTTCACCGACGAGAACGGCGTCATCCTCGAAGCGGCCAAACACGTGTACCCGGAGGTGAACCGCTACCGTTCCGTCGTCCCCGGCTCGCCGTACACGCCTCCGCCGCCCGTCCCGGGAGAGCTGTCCCGTCCCGGCATGAGCGACGCCGAGCTGACGGCGTTCCTGAAAGCGCCGCGCGGCATCGGCCGGCCGCTGGCGAACGAACTGACGCGGCTCTGGGAAAACGGCTGCAAAGAAATGGTCCGCGCGGCGCTGTTCGGCGAGCCGAAAATCTTTCAGCGCTTCGGCAAATATCTGACCGCCCTCGGCGCCGCGCTGCCGGGCGCCGAAGTTTACGACGGCGGCGGGCTGGACTTCTGCCGTTCCTACATCGCCGGCGAGATCGAGCGGCGCGCGCTGAAAAAACTCGCCGCCCAAGCGCTGAAGATCCTCGAGCGCCAGCGCGGACGGCGCGCCAAACACGTCGCCGATCTGCTCAGCCAGATCCAAAAGGCCGAAAACTGCGACGCCTATCGCGCCGCCGGCGAAGCGATCCTGCAGAACCTCGGCAAGGTCAAAGAACATCAGGATCTTGTCACGCTGAATTACTGGGACGCGGACGGGGAAAAAACGCTGGACGTAAAGCTGGACCCCGCGCGCGACCTGCAGGGCAACGCCAAACTCTATTTCAAAAAATACCAGAAGTTCCGCGCCGACGTTGCCGCCGTCAGGGAACAGGTCGCCGCGCTGCAGGCGGAGCTGGACGACCTCGCCGCGCTGGAAGCGAATCTGAAGCGCGTCGCCAGCGCGGAAAAACTGGCGGAACTGTGCGAACAGATCGCCCAGCAGTACGACGACGGCCGCAAAAAAGAAAAAGACGCTCGCTCGCGCAAAGCGAAAAAGCCGCTGCCGCCCCATCTGCGCTTTACGTTCGGCAACAGCCTCATCCTGGCGGGCATGAACGAGCGCGGCAACCGTTACGTCACGTTTCAGGAGGCGGGCCCCAACGACCTCTGGTTCCACGTGCACGAGTTCCCCGGCTCGCACGTGATCCTCAAGAATCCCCCCGCCGACGCGGCGGAACGGGAGCGCGCCGTGCGCGCCGCCGCGTCGCTGGCTCTGTGTTACAGCGAGTGCGCCGGACGCAGCGCAGTCGTCGATTACGCCGAAAAGAAGCAGGTCCGGCACATTCAGGGCGGCGGCCCCGCCAACGTCACCTACAAGCGCCCCGGAACCGTCCTCGTCGGCCCCGACGATTGGAAAGAGATTCTCGAACGCCGCTGA